TGATTGTTCATTTTCGGGGGGCTGATGCCACGCTTAAAGATGACCAGGCCCGATATGCTTCCCTCAACCACTGGATTTATCTGCGTCGGCGGGAGGCGCTGAAGCAGGAAACCACTTTATTTATTACAGTGTCCAAGTTTATTCAAGAGAAATTACTGGAACAGGGGTTCCCTGCCAACAAAATTATTGCCCATTACAGTGGGATTAGCCTACATGATTTCTCCCCCGATCCTGCCCTGCCCCGGCAGCCGATCGTGCTCTTTGTCGGTCGATTGACCAAGAAAAAGGGCTGTGAATACCTGATCCAGGCGATGCAGCGGGTACAAACGGAGCAGCCGGAGGTGGAACTGGTAATCATCGGCGACGGTCCTCTGCGGGCCAGCCTGGAAACCCAGGCAGCCCAGCTCCCCGGTCGCTATCAGTTTCTGGGCACCCAAGTTGCAACAGTGGTTCGGAAGTGGATGAATCAGTCCCGGTTGCTGGTTGCCCCCAGTGTGACTGCCACTGATGGAGACTCCGAAGGCTTGCCCAATGTGGTTCTGGAGGCACAGGCCATGGGATTGCCCGTGGTCAGTACTCTGCATGCTGGAATTCCGGAAGGGGTGCTCCAGGGGGAGACTGGATTTCTGGCAGCGGAACGCAACCCTGAGGAATTAGCCGCTTACTGTCTGCAGCTCTTACAGGACCCCGATCTGTGGCAACGCTTCAGTCAACAGGGCCAGACTCATGTCCGGAGCAACTTTGATCGCACTCATCAGGTTGAAATTCTGGAACAGCTCTACAATTCAGTCCTGCAATCGCATCGATCCTGTTCGCAGACATAAAAGGGCCTCCCCATGTTCAGCAAAAAATGGTTGTTCCTTGCCTTCCTTGCCTTTCTGCTGGCCTTACTGATCAGGCAGGGAATTCTGAATTTGGGCAACGGTTGGCCCTGGACGGTACCCCTGGCATCTTCTACCCCTGAGGCTACCCAGTTTCTCGCCCAGTTACCCGCCGCCCCATCCCTGTCTTTACCGCCCGACTCTGGCTATGTGAATGTCAAAGATTTTGGAGCCAAGGGAGATGGGGTGACCGATGACACAGCCGTCCTGCGAAAGACTATCAGCCGCAGCAAAGAATCCGGAGCCATTCGTTCGATTTACTTCCCTAACGGAACTTACCTGGTCAGCGATACCCTGGAATGGGGAGACAAGCGTAAGGATGTGCGGGGCCAGAGTCGGGATGGGGTCGTGATTAAACTGAAGGACAATGCACCTGGTTTTCAGAATCCCAATCGCCCCAAAAAGGTCTTACAGGTTGAATTTGGCCATGGGGGGCAAAACTTCGATCAGCATCTGAGCAATTTGACCGTGGATGTGGGTCGGGGCAATCCGGGGGCGATCGGCATTGGCTTCCATACCAACAACACAGGCGGCATCAGGGATGTGGTGATTCGCTCCAGCGATCCCCAGAAACGGGGACATACGGGGCTGAGTCTGGACAAAGCATGGCCCGGACCAGGCTTAATTCATCGGGTGGCTGTCGATGGATTTGAGATTGGTATTTTCGTCACCCACGATCAGTACAGCATGACGTTTGAAACCATTACCCTGACCAATCAGCGGCAGGTGGGATTTGTCAACTCCTGGAATACGGTGGCGATCCATAATTTGAGCAGCAGAAATCGAGTTCCGGCAGTGGAGAATCGGGGCAAGATGGCTTTGATGGCCCTGGTGGGAGCGGACCTGAGGGAAGGGGATGTGCGGTATCCGGCGATTGTGAATCATAGCGAGGGGGTGTTGTTTGCGCGAGATATTCGGACGAAAGGCTATGGGCAGGCGATCCTCCACACTGCCAAAGAGGTCGGTGCGAACTTACAAAGCCTTATCTTACAGAGCCAGTCATCCCCACCCACTGATACAGTCCAAACCGTGGATGAATTTGTCTCCCACCCCGTTTCCAATCTCTTTCCTGGAGCCAAAAAATCTCTCCGGCTCCCAATCGAAGATCCCCCTGTCATTCCTTACGGGGAGGTCAAGACCTGGGTCAGCATCACCCAATACGGGGCCAAGCCCGACGACGACAAGGACGATGGAGCAGCCTTGCAACGGGCGATCGAGGCTGGAGCTGAAACCATTTATCTACCTGCAGGGGTTTATCGATCGCAACAGACGATCCGGGTGCACAAGAATGTCCGTCGCCTGTTTGGATTGAATGCCCAGATGATCTTTGATACCCCTGGTCAACCTGGGTTCAAGGTAGAGGATGGCAAGTACGATGCCGTCGCGATCGATATAGACAGCACCTATGGCGATCGCAGTCGCTACTGGATCGAGCATGCCTCCCAACGGACCCTAGTGCTGGGCAATGGCAGTTACATCAATACGGTTCCGGGGGGGAAGGTCTTTATGGAGGATGCCAGTTCTGTGCCCCTGATTTTCAACCGGCAACAGGTCTGGTTACGGCAGATTAACCCGGAAAGTTATGACCATAATCCCAGTATCGTGAATAATGGGGGGCGTCTCTGGGTGCTGGGGTTGAAGACGGAAAAGGACCGAACGGCAATTGGGACCTACCAGGGGGGCCAGACGGAGGTGCTGGGGGGCTTACTCTACAAAAACCGGGAACGGGTCGGTCCGGCTCCAGCATTCATCAGTGAAGACTCAGCCATCAGTTTGATTTATCGCAACAAAGGTGTGCCCTATCAGGTTCAGGTGCAGGAAACTCGCCAGGGGGCGCGCCGGGAGTTTCTCTTTCGGGATCTGCCCGCCTCCGATGGACGCATGCCCCTGTATGTGGGTGGCAATTGATTGCTCTGGTAGACTGCACAGCAGGGCTGTCTTTGATCAAAACTCAAGCACAAAACCATGCATATCCTGAGTATTCATAACGCTTATCAGATCCGGGGTGGGGAAGATGAGTCCCGCGAGTCAGAGGAACGGCTTTTGCGGGAGATGGGACATGAGGTGTCTGTCTATGAGGAAACCAACGATCGGCTGGCTGATCTGCCCTCCTGGCGGTTAGCCATCCGCACCATCTGGTCGCGAGAGGCCCATCGAAAGGTGAGGCAGCGGCTTCAACAGGCCCCGTACAGCTTGATTCATGTCCAGAACTTCTTTCCCTTAATTTCTCCATCGGTCTATTATGCCGCCCGATCGGAAGGGGTTCCAGTCGTGCAGACCCTGCGGAACTATCGCCTGGTCTGCCCCAATGCCCTGTTTTTCCGGGAGGGGCAGGTGTGCGAAGACTGTCTGGGCAAGCCCATTCCCTATCCGGGTGTCGTGCACCGATGTTACCGGGAAAATCGATCGGCCAGCGCAGTTGCTGCCACCATGCTGGTGACTCACCGGTCCCTGGGCACCTGGAATAATCTGGTTAACGTTTACATTGCCCTGACCCAGTTCGCTCGGGAAAAGCTGATTGCAGGGGGGTTGCCAGCAGAGAAGATTGTAGTTAAACCCAATTTTGTCTCTCCTGACCCAGGGATGGGGAGTGGCAGTGGGGGGTATGCCCTGTATGTCGGTCGCCTGTCAGTGGAGAAGGGGTTAGATACCTTACTGGCAGCCTGGGATCAGTTGGGCGATCGGCTGCCCCTAAAAATTGTCGGGGACGGTCCCTTGGCTCCCCTGGTTACTCAGGCGATGGAACGGCTCCCCTCTGTCGAATGGTTGGGACGCCGCCCCATGCCAGAGGTCCATGCCCTGATGGGAGAAGCCAGCTTTCTGATCTTTCCATCTAAGTGGTATGAGACGTTTGGGCGGGTTGCAGTCGAGGCTTTTGCGAAAGGAACGCCCGTGATTGCGGCCAAAATTGGGGCGATCTCTGAACTGGTGGATCACCACCGCACTGGACTCCAGTTCCAACCGGGTAATGCTCAGGACCTAGCAGCTCAGGTCGAATGGATGATCACTCACCCGGAGGCGCTACCTGAGATGCGTCGGGCAGCCCGATCGGAATTTGAGGCGAAATATACGGCTGCCGATAATTACCGGCGTTTGATGGAGATTTACGATATCGCCTTAAGCAAATCCTGAGGCTCTATTAGCAGTGCTCAATAGCCAGGGATGATTGAGACGATCGACCTCCAGAGAGTGGGTTCTGATTGCCCCTTTTATAACTACAGGGTGAGATCAATTGAAGCGCAGTTGCTCTAGCCAGTTGATCAGGTCGGTGATTTGAGAAAAGTCCAGTAATGCTTCCCCCAGTCTCTCTATCTGCTCCTGGGGAAGGGCTTGCACCTGGGACTGCAACTCTGGAGGAAGAGAGCCCACTTGGCGGATTAACTGACGAGTTACCAGGGCTATCTCCTGCTGCAGACCCTGCTGCAGACCTTGCTGCAGACCTTGCTGCAGACCTTGCTGCAGACCTTGCTGCAGAATATCCTGATAAATTACCGATTCTTTCATGACATCCTCCCGAAATAGTCGCTGAATTAATGCCTTCTCAAATCGCAACCCGGCCAATACTTCACTACATCCTGCCAGGTTACTCCGCCGTCTATTGTCCTCAATCTTAGCAACTTCCTCTGCTACAACTTGTAGCAAAGCCACTGGGGTTTCACTGCGGGCTAGGGTAGCCAGGGGGATTAAAGCTGGACTCCTGAGCAACGGTGCAGGGTCTTCCTCCCAGAGCCGAATGACCCGATAACGATGCACCGTGGTTTCATCCTCATATTGGCTCACAAAGGCTGATTTCGCCGCTGTTTCCTTTAGAAAGAGGACCACCTGTTCCACCACACAGCCAAACTGCCGTTTCAACCGCACCGAGTAATCCAACATCCGCAAGGGCAGAGGGGGATTGGAGGTGGGTAGGGTCTGGAATTCTAGATGGACAATCTGGTTGGCTGTTCGCAGAAAGGTCAGGGCATCAGCCCGAATGGGTTCCTGACTCAGTTCAGTTTTGAGAAGTTCAACTTCCCCCACTTCAGGAGTGAGGAGCCAGCGGGTAAATTCCAGAGGATATTGCTCAACCAAATATTTGCAAGCATTATCATAGTTCATAGTACAATTGTACGATAAAACATGCAAATCATCAGTAATATTTAATAAATATGAATTGAAGTGGAAAAATATATTGGACACCTGTTCTTGGCTTCCCTACAGTGGTGACTAGTGGTCAGTCAATCAATGATTGACGGGCAGCCAAAATCCAGGTTGTTGATTGGGGTTAAATTTTGCGGGTCTTCGATCCGTCAAAATTTTCCTGACGGAACACTAGGGGTTGTTCAAAAACATTGACTCGGATATCGGAACAGACCTTTGGCAGAGGTTAACAGACATTGCCGGAGGGAAAGGCTGTGGTCGAATTAAGTGGACCGTTGTGCCCCAGAATGCACCTGCGATCGCATTTTATCCCCGCCAGGAAGTACAAATTTTGCCATCTACC
The sequence above is drawn from the Leptolyngbya sp. 'hensonii' genome and encodes:
- a CDS encoding glycosyltransferase family 4 protein gives rise to the protein MHILSIHNAYQIRGGEDESRESEERLLREMGHEVSVYEETNDRLADLPSWRLAIRTIWSREAHRKVRQRLQQAPYSLIHVQNFFPLISPSVYYAARSEGVPVVQTLRNYRLVCPNALFFREGQVCEDCLGKPIPYPGVVHRCYRENRSASAVAATMLVTHRSLGTWNNLVNVYIALTQFAREKLIAGGLPAEKIVVKPNFVSPDPGMGSGSGGYALYVGRLSVEKGLDTLLAAWDQLGDRLPLKIVGDGPLAPLVTQAMERLPSVEWLGRRPMPEVHALMGEASFLIFPSKWYETFGRVAVEAFAKGTPVIAAKIGAISELVDHHRTGLQFQPGNAQDLAAQVEWMITHPEALPEMRRAARSEFEAKYTAADNYRRLMEIYDIALSKS
- a CDS encoding glycoside hydrolase family 55 protein; the encoded protein is MFSKKWLFLAFLAFLLALLIRQGILNLGNGWPWTVPLASSTPEATQFLAQLPAAPSLSLPPDSGYVNVKDFGAKGDGVTDDTAVLRKTISRSKESGAIRSIYFPNGTYLVSDTLEWGDKRKDVRGQSRDGVVIKLKDNAPGFQNPNRPKKVLQVEFGHGGQNFDQHLSNLTVDVGRGNPGAIGIGFHTNNTGGIRDVVIRSSDPQKRGHTGLSLDKAWPGPGLIHRVAVDGFEIGIFVTHDQYSMTFETITLTNQRQVGFVNSWNTVAIHNLSSRNRVPAVENRGKMALMALVGADLREGDVRYPAIVNHSEGVLFARDIRTKGYGQAILHTAKEVGANLQSLILQSQSSPPTDTVQTVDEFVSHPVSNLFPGAKKSLRLPIEDPPVIPYGEVKTWVSITQYGAKPDDDKDDGAALQRAIEAGAETIYLPAGVYRSQQTIRVHKNVRRLFGLNAQMIFDTPGQPGFKVEDGKYDAVAIDIDSTYGDRSRYWIEHASQRTLVLGNGSYINTVPGGKVFMEDASSVPLIFNRQQVWLRQINPESYDHNPSIVNNGGRLWVLGLKTEKDRTAIGTYQGGQTEVLGGLLYKNRERVGPAPAFISEDSAISLIYRNKGVPYQVQVQETRQGARREFLFRDLPASDGRMPLYVGGN
- a CDS encoding DUF4351 domain-containing protein, whose product is MNYDNACKYLVEQYPLEFTRWLLTPEVGEVELLKTELSQEPIRADALTFLRTANQIVHLEFQTLPTSNPPLPLRMLDYSVRLKRQFGCVVEQVVLFLKETAAKSAFVSQYEDETTVHRYRVIRLWEEDPAPLLRSPALIPLATLARSETPVALLQVVAEEVAKIEDNRRRSNLAGCSEVLAGLRFEKALIQRLFREDVMKESVIYQDILQQGLQQGLQQGLQQGLQQGLQQEIALVTRQLIRQVGSLPPELQSQVQALPQEQIERLGEALLDFSQITDLINWLEQLRFN
- a CDS encoding glycosyltransferase; this translates as MSKPVVALFSSLLLPPSQTFIKAQGEQLQQFTPYYVGSRLVPGLALPPERTIVVNSGNIQGQIQEALFKLTGLAPRLYQQVRQLNPVLIHAQFGLSGALVLPLVRSLNLPLIVHFRGADATLKDDQARYASLNHWIYLRRREALKQETTLFITVSKFIQEKLLEQGFPANKIIAHYSGISLHDFSPDPALPRQPIVLFVGRLTKKKGCEYLIQAMQRVQTEQPEVELVIIGDGPLRASLETQAAQLPGRYQFLGTQVATVVRKWMNQSRLLVAPSVTATDGDSEGLPNVVLEAQAMGLPVVSTLHAGIPEGVLQGETGFLAAERNPEELAAYCLQLLQDPDLWQRFSQQGQTHVRSNFDRTHQVEILEQLYNSVLQSHRSCSQT